In one Tripterygium wilfordii isolate XIE 37 chromosome 22, ASM1340144v1, whole genome shotgun sequence genomic region, the following are encoded:
- the LOC119991705 gene encoding NADH dehydrogenase [ubiquinone] flavoprotein 1, mitochondrial-like, with product MAPMRSFLSLRQAALVRHHSERCGAGFRSFSTQGAPTASTPLPPPPPEKTHFGGLKDEDRIFTNLYGLHDPFLKGSMKRGDWYRTKDLVLKGADWIVNEMKKSGLRGRGGAGFPSGLKWSFMPKVSDGRPSYLVVNADESEPGTCKDREIMRHDPHKLLEGCLIAGVGMRATAAYIYIRGEYVNERKNLERARNEAYEAGLLGKNACGSGYDFDVHIHYGAGAYICGEETALLESLEGKQGKPRLKPPFPANAGLYGCPTTVTNVETVAVSPTILRRGPEWFASFGRKNNSGTKLFCVSGHVNKPCTVEEEMSIPLKELIERHCGGVRGGWDNLLAVIPGGSSVPLLPKHICDDVLMDYDALKAVTSGLGTAAVIVMDKSTDVVDAIARLSYFYKHESCGQCTPCREGTPWLWMIMERLKVGNAKLEEIDMLQEVTKQIEGHTICALGDAAAWPVQGLIRHFRPELERRIRERADKELLEAAA from the coding sequence GCACCCATGAGGAGCTTTCTTTCCTTGCGGCAGGCAGCTTTGGTACGACATCACAGTGAGAGATGTGGTGCTGGCTTCAGATCATTCAGCACCCAAGGTGCACCAACTGCTAGTACTCCACTGCCTCCCCCACCTCCTGAAAAAACCCACTTCGGTGGCCTTAAAGATGAGGACAGAATTTTCACAAACCTGTATGGGTTGCATGACCCATTTCTTAAGGGTTCAATGAAACGGGGTGATTGGTACAGAACCAAAGATTTGGTACTTAAGGGTGCTGATTGGATTGTTAATGAAATGAAGAAGTCTGGCCTCCGCGGACGTGGTGGTGCTGGTTTTCCATCTGGCCTTAAATGGTCATTCATGCCCAAAGTATCTGATGGCCGCCCTTCATATCTTGTTGTCAATGCTGATGAAAGTGAACCTGGAACCTGTAAGGACAGGGAAATCATGCGTCACGATCCACACAAATTATTGGAGGGCTGTTTGATTGCCGGGGTTGGAATGAGGGCTACTGCTGCTTACATCTACATAAGGGGTGAGTATGTGAATGAACGTAAGAACCTTGAAAGAGCCAGAAACGAGGCTTATGAAGCTGGACTTTTGGGGAAGAATGCATGTGGATCTGGTTATGATTTTGATGTACATATCCATTATGGTGCGGGTGCTTATATTTGCGGGGAAGAGACTGCCCTTTTGGAGAGCCTTGAAGGAAAACAGGGGAAACCAAGGTTGAAGCCTCCTTTCCCGGCTAATGCAGGGTTATATGGCTGTCCCACAACTGTAACAAATGTGGAAACAGTGGCTGTTTCTCCTACCATTTTGAGGCGTGGACCAGAATGGTTTGCAAGTTTTGGGAGGAAGAATAATTCAGGTACAAAACTTTTTTGTGTGTCTGGTCATGTGAACAAGCCTTGCACTGTTGAAGAAGAGATGAGTATACCCCTAAAGGAGCTGATAGAGAGGCATTGCGGAGGTGTTCGAGGTGGATGGGACAATTTACTGGCAGTTATTCCAGGGGGTTCATCTGTTCCATTGCTCCCCAAGCATATTTGTGATGACGTGCTGATGGATTATGATGCACTTAAGGCTGTTACATCAGGACTGGGGACTGCAGCTGTAATTGTGATGGATAAATCAACTGATGTTGTAGATGCAATTGCCAGGCTATCTTATTTCTACAAGCATGAAAGTTGTGGCCAGTGCACACCATGCAGAGAGGGGACACCATGGCTTTGGATGATCATGGAGAGGTTAAAGGTCGGTAATGCAAAGTTGGAAGAGATTGACATGCTTCAGGAGGTGACCAAGCAGATTGAAGGGCACACGATTTGTGCACTTGGTGATGCTGCTGCTTGGCCTGTGCAAGGTCTCATAAGG